One Ictalurus furcatus strain D&B chromosome 24, Billie_1.0, whole genome shotgun sequence DNA segment encodes these proteins:
- the LOC128600659 gene encoding histone-lysine N-methyltransferase PRDM9-like: MSSAGDRQHSFRKSWAPDPAHSQLSEDVKRECLDEGTEVCVKKEEMLQLNIYNHGHAFNTMPEVLSIKEEESDTEDFLYCEVCKSFFFNKCEVHGPALFIPDSPVPMGVVDRARQTLPPGLEVRKSGIPDAGLGVFNMGETVPIGAHFGPYQGELVDREDAMNSSYSWVIYRSRQREEYIDAKRETYANWMRFVNCAHNDEEQNLVAFQYRGEILYRCCRPIDPGQELLMWYEEEYPKDQGPTFAYLWNQKCSANEVNNSLLQVVSCSLCPRSYTSQLYFDKHMRRRHHEEYVRLQKSGEIQMSTKGTSNQQASSGTLSPNTFPKDIHHCSECGKSFTHPSSLQRHQRIHTGEKPYHCSECGKSFTEHSALQLHKRIHTGEKPYHCSECGKSFIHPSNLRKHQRIHTGEKPYYCLQCGKSFTQQSNLQQHQHIHTGKKPYPCLHCERSFNRLDILRTHQSIHTGEKPYRCSQCGKGFDRQSNLKRHQSIHTGEQGEKPYQCSQCGKGFDHLDCLPKHQCIHTEKK, translated from the exons ATGAGTTCAGCAGGAGACAGACAGCACTCTTTCAGAAAGTCTTGGGCTCCTGATCCAGCTCACTCACAG CTGTCTGAGGATGTGAAAAGAGAGTGTTTAGATGAAgggacagaagtgtgtgtgaagaaggAGGAGATGCTGCAGCTGAACATCTACAACCATGGACACGCCTTCAACACCATGCCTGAAGTTCTCTCCATTAAAGAGGAAGAatctgacactgaagacttccTCT ACTGTGAGGTCTGCAAATCGTTCTTCTTCAACAAGTGTGAGGTTCACGGTCCAGCACTCTTCATCCCTGATAGCCCTGTTCCCATGGGGGTTGTTGACCGAGCCAGACAGACTCTTCCTCCTGGACTAGAGGTTCGGAAGTCCGGTATTCCTGATGCAGGTCTGGGAGTGTTTAATATGGGAGAGACTGTTCCAATTGGTGCACACTTTGGACCGTACCAGGGAGAGCTGGTAGACAGAGAGGACGCCATGAACAGCAGCTACTCTTGGGTG atatacaggAGCAGGCAGCGTGAAGAATACATAGATGCTAAGAGAGAGACGTATGCTAACTGGATGAG GTTTGTGAATTGTGCTCATAATGATGAAGAGCAGAATCTTGTGGCGTTTCAGTATCGAGGGGAAATTCTGTACCGTTGTTGTCGGCCCATCGACCCAGGACAGGAGCTCTTGATGTGGTATGAAGAGGAATATCCCAAAGATCAGGGCCCTACATTTGCATACCTCTGGAACCAAAAGTGCTCTGCAAATG AAGTAAATAACTCTCTGTTACAAGTTGTCTCCTGCTCCTTGTGTCCACGTTCCTATACTTCTCAACTTTACTTCGACAAACACATGCGGAGACGCCACCACGAGGAGTATGTGAGACTTCAGAAATCAGGAGAGATTCAGATGTCCACAAAAGGCACCAGTAATCAGCAAGCATCATCTGGTACTCTAAGTCCTAACACATTTCCGAAAGATATTCAccactgctcagagtgtggaaagagttttactcaTCCGAGTTCTCTACAACGACACCAgcgtattcacacaggagagaagccttatcactgctcagagtgtggaaagagttttactgAACACAGTGCACTACAGCTACacaagcgcattcacacaggagagaagccatatcactgctcagagtgtggaaagagttttattcaTCCGAGTAATCTCCGAAAACATCAGCGTattcatacaggagagaaaccgtattaTTGtttacagtgtgggaagagttttacacaaCAGAGTAATCTTCAACAACACCAACATATTCACACAGGAAAGAAGCCGTATCCCTGCTTACATTGTGAGAGGAGTTTTAATCGCCTGGATATTCTCAGAACACATCAgagcattcacacaggagagaagccctATCGATGCTCACAATGTGGGAAGGGTTTTGATCGCCAGAGTAATCTCAAACGCCACCAgagcattcacacaggagagcaAGGAGAGAAGCCCTATCAATGCTCACAATGTGGGAAGGGTTTTGATCACCTGGATTGTCTGCCAAAACATCAGTGCattcacactgaaaaaaagtaa